One genomic segment of Chryseobacterium phocaeense includes these proteins:
- the thiH gene encoding 2-iminoacetate synthase ThiH: protein MNNFKDVFEHYQWDEIKERLRKVTHSDVQNSLRKKNKTLNDFLNLLSPAAAVELELMAKMTRQLTQKRFGKTIQLYAPMYLSNECQNICTYCGFSLDNNVRRKTLSDTELMIEASVLKSMEVNHVLLVSGEANKTVGISYFLNAVRLLRPHFANISIEVQPLSEEEYLQLHHAGVYSVLVYQETYHQEVYKEYHPKGKKSNFHFRMDTPDRIGRAGIHKIGLGVLLGLEDWRVDSFFNALHIDYLQKQYWKSRFSVSFPRLRPAEGIIEPNFIMEDKDLLQLICAYRIWNEDLEISISTRENEKFRDHIISLGATAMSAASKTNPGGYAVDVESLEQFETSDERTMEEVKTSIRKAGYDPVMKDWDPAYSGI from the coding sequence ATGAACAACTTTAAAGATGTTTTTGAACACTATCAGTGGGATGAAATCAAAGAAAGGTTGCGGAAAGTGACGCATTCCGACGTTCAGAACAGCCTCCGGAAAAAAAATAAAACCTTGAATGACTTCCTGAATCTGCTTTCCCCGGCAGCAGCTGTGGAGCTGGAACTGATGGCCAAAATGACCCGCCAGCTGACCCAGAAACGGTTTGGAAAAACCATTCAGCTGTATGCGCCGATGTATCTGAGCAATGAGTGCCAGAATATCTGTACCTACTGCGGCTTCAGCCTTGATAATAACGTTCGGAGGAAAACCCTCTCCGATACAGAACTGATGATTGAGGCGTCCGTTTTAAAATCCATGGAGGTGAATCATGTGTTGCTGGTAAGCGGAGAAGCCAATAAAACGGTGGGGATTTCTTACTTTCTGAATGCTGTCCGTTTGTTAAGGCCTCATTTTGCCAATATTTCAATTGAAGTGCAGCCTCTGTCGGAAGAAGAATATTTGCAGCTGCATCACGCAGGTGTTTATTCTGTTCTGGTGTATCAGGAAACCTATCATCAGGAAGTGTATAAAGAATATCATCCCAAAGGAAAAAAATCAAATTTCCATTTCAGGATGGATACCCCGGACAGAATCGGGAGAGCCGGAATCCATAAAATAGGATTAGGGGTTTTGCTCGGACTGGAAGACTGGCGGGTAGACAGCTTTTTTAATGCCCTTCACATCGATTATCTTCAGAAACAATACTGGAAAAGCAGATTTTCAGTCTCATTTCCAAGGCTGAGACCGGCGGAAGGCATCATTGAGCCTAATTTCATCATGGAAGATAAAGACCTGCTCCAGCTGATCTGTGCCTACAGGATCTGGAATGAAGATCTGGAAATTTCAATATCCACAAGGGAAAACGAAAAATTCAGGGACCATATCATATCCCTTGGGGCTACGGCCATGAGTGCAGCTTCAAAAACAAATCCCGGAGGGTATGCGGTAGATGTTGAATCTCTGGAACAGTTCGAAACCAGTGATGAACGGACCATGGAAGAAGTGAAAACCAGCATCAGGAAAGCCGGTTATGATCCGGTGATGAAAGACTGGGACCCGGCATACAGCGGAATTTAA
- a CDS encoding HesA/MoeB/ThiF family protein — translation MNKEDTFARYSRQIFIEEIGLEGQRKIINSKVLVIGAGGLGSPVIQYLAAAGVGNLGVADFDEVEVHNLNRQIIHNENTVGISKIKSAQLFVNTLNHQVKFTGIAEKIDPSNAEKILSSYDIIVDGSDNFTTRYLINDTCVKLGKPLVYGSILGFSGQTAVFNHNESKNLRDLFPEPPVDEYIPDCDSLGVLGALPGIVGSMMAMQTLKIITDLPVSVNQLTLVDVMNWRFQTVDF, via the coding sequence ATGAATAAAGAAGATACTTTTGCCAGATACAGCCGCCAGATTTTCATAGAAGAGATCGGCTTGGAAGGCCAGCGGAAAATTATAAATTCCAAAGTTCTTGTCATTGGGGCAGGAGGTTTGGGAAGTCCCGTTATTCAGTACCTTGCAGCAGCCGGGGTTGGAAACCTGGGAGTCGCCGATTTTGATGAGGTGGAAGTTCATAACCTGAACCGCCAGATTATTCACAACGAAAATACAGTCGGGATTTCAAAGATAAAGAGTGCACAGCTCTTTGTAAATACATTAAATCATCAGGTGAAATTTACAGGAATTGCTGAGAAAATTGATCCTTCTAATGCAGAAAAAATTCTTTCATCATACGATATTATTGTGGATGGATCTGATAATTTTACCACAAGATACCTGATTAATGATACCTGTGTCAAACTCGGAAAACCCTTAGTCTACGGAAGCATTTTAGGTTTTTCCGGACAAACAGCTGTTTTCAACCATAATGAAAGTAAAAATCTCAGAGATCTTTTCCCGGAACCGCCTGTTGATGAGTATATACCCGACTGCGACAGCCTGGGAGTTTTAGGAGCACTGCCAGGCATTGTAGGTAGCATGATGGCCATGCAGACCTTAAAAATCATAACGGATCTTCCGGTGAGCGTAAACCAGTTGACATTGGTAGATGTGATGAACTGGAGATTTCAGACGGTAGACTTTTGA
- the thiE gene encoding thiamine phosphate synthase: MEKLQYISQGLTKTEQEYNIRKALDHGIQWVQVRWKNADETEFFRLCEISKKLCSEYQAVCIINDHVDIAKDIDAGGVHLGLKDLSIDIARHILGQNKIIGGTANTISDVLQRMNEPCDYIGLGPLRFTATKEQLSPVLGFDGYRNIVKHLEDNSRAIPKIYAIGGVVLQDIELLQKIGIYGVAVSGEITGQPQVISEFKKAMI, encoded by the coding sequence ATGGAAAAATTACAATATATCTCTCAGGGACTGACCAAAACTGAGCAGGAATATAATATCAGGAAGGCTTTGGATCATGGCATACAATGGGTACAGGTACGCTGGAAAAACGCAGATGAAACTGAATTTTTCCGGCTCTGCGAAATTTCGAAGAAACTTTGTTCAGAGTATCAGGCGGTCTGCATTATTAATGACCATGTGGATATTGCAAAAGATATAGATGCAGGCGGGGTTCATTTGGGATTGAAAGATCTGTCCATAGATATTGCCCGGCATATTTTAGGTCAGAATAAAATCATTGGCGGAACAGCCAATACCATTTCAGATGTTCTTCAGAGGATGAATGAACCGTGTGATTATATCGGTTTGGGACCGTTAAGATTCACGGCAACAAAAGAGCAGCTGAGCCCGGTGTTAGGATTTGATGGCTACAGGAATATTGTGAAGCACTTAGAAGATAATTCAAGAGCTATCCCCAAAATATATGCCATCGGTGGGGTAGTGCTTCAGGATATTGAGCTTCTGCAGAAGATCGGAATATACGGTGTTGCGGTTTCAGGAGAGATCACGGGCCAGCCGCAAGTAATCAGTGAATTTAAAAAAGCAATGATATGA
- a CDS encoding thiamine phosphate synthase, translating to MILVITPEKIVQNETRIINGMFCEGLDLLHIRKPMLSREEMENFLLHIDERFYPQLVLHGYYDLGKDFSISRFHFREADRSNGIDRPYRRKYIISTSVHDIETFNALEQCWEYAFISPVFPSISKKGYGEDSNILQEMSKRTNDHVRLIALGGINEKNICNVFESEADGAALLGAVWESKQPLDTFKKCRQNILKKKNYT from the coding sequence ATGATCCTAGTGATCACACCCGAAAAAATAGTTCAGAACGAAACACGGATTATCAACGGGATGTTTTGTGAAGGACTGGATCTTTTGCATATCAGAAAACCAATGCTGAGCCGTGAAGAAATGGAAAATTTTCTTCTGCATATTGATGAAAGGTTTTATCCGCAGCTGGTACTGCACGGATATTATGATTTAGGAAAGGATTTTTCTATTTCCAGGTTCCATTTCAGGGAAGCTGACCGGAGCAACGGAATAGATCGGCCGTATAGAAGAAAATACATTATTTCAACTTCTGTTCATGACATTGAAACCTTTAATGCATTGGAGCAATGCTGGGAATATGCCTTCATAAGTCCCGTTTTTCCAAGTATCTCCAAAAAAGGATATGGTGAGGATTCAAATATATTGCAGGAGATGAGCAAGAGAACGAATGATCATGTACGATTAATTGCATTGGGAGGCATTAATGAAAAAAATATCTGTAATGTATTTGAAAGCGAAGCAGATGGTGCTGCCCTGCTGGGTGCGGTCTGGGAAAGTAAACAGCCTTTGGATACATTCAAAAAATGCAGACAGAATATCCTGAAAAAAAAGAATTATACATAA
- a CDS encoding thiazole synthase: MNNQKLIIADRIFNSRLFLGTGKFGNLQEMAASVIASGTDMVTMALKRIDSGAAEDGLLDSLKETNVHLLPNTSGARTAKEAVLAAQLAREALETNWVKLEIHPDPKYLLPDPVETLYATEELAKLGFIVMPYIHADPVLCKRLEDAGTAVVMPLGAPIGTNKGLRTLDFLEIIISQSNVPVVVDAGIGAPSDAAKAMEMGADAVLVNTAIAVAQNPVNMALAFKEGVIAGRRAYESGLGAIADHAEASSPLTSFLFE; encoded by the coding sequence ATGAATAATCAGAAATTAATAATAGCAGACAGAATATTTAATTCAAGACTCTTCCTGGGAACCGGAAAATTCGGAAACCTGCAGGAAATGGCGGCTTCTGTCATCGCTTCAGGAACCGATATGGTAACCATGGCGCTGAAAAGAATAGATTCCGGAGCAGCAGAAGACGGGTTACTGGATTCATTAAAGGAAACCAATGTCCATCTTCTTCCCAATACTTCAGGAGCAAGAACAGCGAAAGAAGCGGTGTTGGCAGCGCAGCTGGCGAGAGAAGCCCTGGAAACCAACTGGGTGAAACTGGAGATCCATCCGGATCCGAAATACCTTCTCCCGGATCCCGTCGAAACCCTGTATGCCACAGAAGAGCTGGCTAAGCTTGGATTTATCGTCATGCCGTATATCCATGCCGATCCGGTCCTTTGCAAACGCCTTGAAGATGCCGGAACAGCTGTGGTCATGCCTTTGGGAGCACCAATTGGTACGAATAAAGGATTGAGAACACTGGATTTCCTGGAAATTATCATCAGCCAGAGTAACGTCCCGGTTGTTGTGGATGCGGGAATCGGGGCACCGTCAGATGCCGCAAAAGCAATGGAAATGGGGGCGGATGCTGTTCTTGTCAATACCGCAATAGCAGTCGCGCAAAATCCGGTGAATATGGCGCTGGCCTTTAAAGAAGGGGTGATTGCCGGAAGAAGAGCTTACGAATCAGGCTTGGGAGCTATAGCAGATCATGCCGAAGCTTCAAGCCCGCTGACCTCATTTCTGTTTGAATAA